In a single window of the Amycolatopsis sp. cg5 genome:
- a CDS encoding TIGR03084 family metal-binding protein has translation MADLGVILGDLAAETQTIDDVVAGLPASDWARATPAPGWTVAHQIAHLAWTDQKSLIAVRRPGDWQSELEKALTTENFVDVGAAEGAEKPPRVLLAEWREGREQLADALAALPEGEKIPWYGPPMRAASMATARMMETWAHGQDIFDTFGLDHPATPRLWHIARIGTRTRDFAFKLHSLAPPTEEFRVELAAPDGTTWAFGPEDAEQRLTGSALDFCLVVTQRLHPSDSDLVAKGAGVEEWLTIAQAFAGAPGGGRQPGQRA, from the coding sequence ATGGCTGACCTCGGCGTGATCCTGGGTGATCTCGCGGCCGAAACGCAGACGATCGACGACGTCGTGGCCGGGTTGCCCGCGTCGGACTGGGCTCGGGCGACACCGGCGCCCGGCTGGACTGTCGCGCATCAGATCGCGCATCTGGCCTGGACGGATCAGAAGTCGCTGATCGCGGTGCGCAGGCCTGGTGACTGGCAGTCCGAACTCGAAAAGGCGCTGACCACCGAGAACTTCGTCGACGTCGGTGCCGCCGAAGGCGCCGAGAAGCCGCCTCGCGTGCTGCTGGCCGAGTGGCGTGAAGGACGTGAGCAGCTCGCGGACGCGCTGGCCGCGTTGCCGGAGGGGGAGAAGATCCCCTGGTACGGGCCGCCGATGCGGGCCGCGTCGATGGCGACCGCGCGGATGATGGAGACCTGGGCGCACGGGCAGGACATCTTCGACACCTTCGGGCTCGACCACCCGGCGACGCCCCGGCTGTGGCACATCGCGCGCATCGGAACGAGGACGCGCGACTTCGCCTTCAAGCTGCACTCGCTCGCGCCGCCGACGGAGGAATTCCGGGTCGAGCTGGCCGCGCCCGACGGCACGACCTGGGCTTTTGGGCCGGAGGACGCCGAGCAGCGGCTCACCGGCAGCGCGCTCGACTTCTGCCTGGTGGTGACGCAGCGGCTGCATCCGTCGGACAGCGACCTCGTCGCCAAGGGCGCGGGTGTCGAAGAATGGCTCACCATCGCGCAGGCGTTCGCCGGCGCGCCGGGTGGCGGGCGTCAGCCGGGGCAGCGGGCATGA
- a CDS encoding biotin carboxylase N-terminal domain-containing protein — protein sequence MIQNLLVANRGEIARRVFRTCRDAGIGTVAVFSDADAGLPHATEAGTAVRLPGNAPSETYLRSDLLIKAAADAGADAVHPGYGFLSENAGFARAVLDAGLTWVGPPPEAIETMGSKVESKRLMAAAGVPVLSELDPAEVTENDLPLLVKASAGGGGRGMRVVRALAELTEAVEGARAEAGSAFGDSTVFCEPYLEAGRHIEVQVLADRHGTVWALGERECSIQRRHQKVVEEAPSPLVDPAMRAELFDAARKAAKAIDYVGAGTVEFLAGPDGRFYFLEMNTRLQVEHPVTECTTGVDLVSLQLQVAEGLKLAADPPQSTGHAIEVRLYAEDPAEGWQPQSGTLHQFEVPDVDLEFEHGPGLRLDSGFVDGSVIGVHYDPMIAKVIAWAPTRNEAARRLAKALAGAKIHGLVTNRDLLVNILRHNAFLAGETDTAFFDRHGLDTLAQPLNSDPKLSALAAALADSASNRAEAKTLGRLPSGWRNVRSAVQRKRFGDIEIGYALTRDGLRAEGFDDVALVAAEPGRVVLDVAGVRRAFDVAKYGDTVYVDSALGPVTLRAEPRFGDPDAALAAGSLVAPMPGTVVRVAVSTGDAVKAGDPLLWLEAMKMEHRISAPADGVVTELSVQTGQQVEVGTVLVVVEEKQ from the coding sequence GTGATCCAGAACCTCTTGGTCGCCAACCGCGGCGAGATCGCCCGCCGCGTCTTCCGGACCTGCCGCGACGCCGGGATCGGCACGGTCGCCGTGTTCTCCGACGCCGACGCCGGGCTCCCGCACGCGACCGAAGCCGGCACCGCCGTGCGCCTGCCGGGCAACGCGCCGTCCGAGACGTACCTGCGCTCGGACCTGCTGATCAAGGCGGCCGCCGACGCGGGAGCCGACGCGGTGCACCCCGGCTACGGCTTCCTGTCCGAGAACGCCGGGTTCGCCCGCGCCGTGCTCGACGCGGGCCTGACCTGGGTCGGCCCGCCGCCCGAAGCCATCGAGACCATGGGCTCCAAAGTGGAGTCCAAGCGCCTGATGGCCGCCGCCGGGGTGCCCGTGCTGTCCGAATTGGACCCGGCCGAGGTCACCGAGAACGATCTTCCCTTGCTGGTCAAGGCCTCCGCCGGTGGCGGTGGCCGTGGCATGCGCGTGGTCCGCGCGCTCGCCGAGCTGACCGAAGCCGTCGAAGGAGCGCGAGCGGAGGCCGGTTCCGCGTTCGGCGACTCGACCGTGTTCTGCGAGCCGTATCTCGAAGCCGGGCGGCACATCGAGGTCCAGGTGCTCGCCGACCGGCACGGCACCGTGTGGGCGCTGGGGGAGCGGGAGTGCTCGATCCAGCGGCGGCACCAGAAGGTCGTCGAAGAAGCGCCTTCGCCACTGGTCGACCCGGCGATGCGCGCGGAGCTGTTCGACGCGGCGCGCAAGGCGGCCAAGGCGATCGACTACGTCGGCGCAGGCACGGTCGAATTCCTCGCCGGACCGGACGGCCGCTTCTACTTCCTGGAGATGAACACCCGCCTGCAGGTCGAGCACCCGGTGACCGAGTGCACCACCGGTGTCGACCTGGTTTCGTTGCAGCTGCAGGTCGCCGAGGGCTTGAAGCTGGCCGCCGACCCTCCACAGTCGACAGGCCACGCGATCGAAGTCCGGCTCTACGCCGAGGATCCGGCCGAAGGCTGGCAGCCGCAGAGCGGCACGCTGCACCAGTTCGAGGTCCCGGATGTCGACTTGGAGTTCGAGCACGGACCGGGACTCCGGCTCGACTCGGGCTTCGTCGACGGCTCGGTCATCGGGGTGCACTACGACCCGATGATCGCCAAGGTCATCGCCTGGGCGCCGACCCGGAACGAGGCCGCGCGCAGGCTCGCCAAAGCGTTGGCGGGAGCGAAGATCCACGGCCTGGTCACCAACCGTGACCTGCTCGTGAACATCCTGCGGCACAACGCTTTCCTGGCCGGGGAGACCGACACCGCGTTCTTCGACCGGCACGGCCTGGACACGCTGGCTCAGCCGCTGAACAGCGATCCCAAGCTGTCCGCGCTGGCCGCCGCGCTGGCGGACTCTGCGTCGAACCGGGCGGAGGCGAAGACGCTCGGGCGGCTGCCGAGCGGCTGGCGCAACGTGCGCTCGGCCGTGCAGCGCAAGCGGTTCGGCGACATCGAGATCGGCTACGCGCTCACCCGTGACGGGCTGCGCGCCGAGGGATTCGACGACGTCGCGCTCGTGGCCGCCGAGCCCGGCCGGGTCGTGCTCGACGTGGCGGGCGTGCGGCGCGCGTTCGACGTCGCGAAGTACGGCGACACGGTCTACGTCGACTCCGCGCTCGGGCCGGTCACGCTGCGCGCCGAACCGCGCTTCGGCGACCCGGACGCGGCGCTCGCCGCCGGTTCGCTGGTCGCGCCGATGCCGGGCACGGTCGTGCGCGTCGCGGTGTCCACAGGGGACGCCGTGAAGGCGGGCGACCCGTTGCTGTGGCTCGAAGCCATGAAGATGGAACACCGGATCTCCGCGCCGGCCGACGGCGTGGTGACCGAACTGAGCGTCCAAACCGGACAGCAGGTAGAAGTGGGCACGGTTCTCGTAGTGGTCGAGGAGAAGCAATGA
- a CDS encoding acyl-CoA dehydrogenase family protein, producing MKEIFETPERNELRKTVRRFVETEVLPHLDDWEREGELPRDLHRKAGEIGLLGVGFPEEVGGGDGNFLDALVVAEEMHYAGGSGGLFASLFTCGIAVPHIAAAGDPVQIERWVRPTLEGAKIGSLAVTEPDGGSDVAGIRTTAVREGDEYVINGAKTFITSGCRADFVTTVVRTGDKGAHGISLIVVERGTPGFTVTRKLEKMGWLCSDTAELSYVDVRVPVENLVGAENSGFAQVATQFVTERVSLAIQGYAHAQRALDLTLDWCRVRETFGRPLISRQLVQHKLTEMARKIDVARTYTRDVALRHVAGEEVIAEACFAKNTAVETAEWVVNEAVQLHGGLGYMRESEVERHYRDVRLLGIGGGTNEILTGLAAKRLGYTA from the coding sequence GTGAAAGAGATCTTCGAGACTCCCGAACGGAATGAGCTGCGCAAGACGGTCCGCCGGTTCGTCGAGACCGAGGTGCTGCCGCATCTCGACGACTGGGAGCGCGAGGGCGAGCTGCCGCGCGATCTGCACCGCAAGGCCGGTGAGATCGGCCTGCTCGGCGTCGGCTTCCCCGAGGAGGTCGGCGGCGGGGACGGCAACTTCCTCGACGCGCTGGTCGTCGCCGAGGAGATGCACTACGCGGGCGGCTCGGGAGGGCTGTTCGCGTCACTGTTCACCTGCGGGATCGCCGTGCCGCACATCGCGGCAGCCGGTGACCCGGTGCAGATCGAACGCTGGGTGCGGCCGACGCTGGAGGGCGCCAAGATCGGCTCGCTCGCGGTGACCGAACCCGACGGCGGCTCGGACGTCGCTGGGATCCGCACCACGGCGGTGCGCGAGGGCGACGAGTACGTCATCAACGGCGCCAAGACGTTCATCACCTCCGGCTGCCGCGCCGACTTCGTGACCACGGTGGTCAGGACCGGGGACAAGGGCGCGCACGGGATTTCGCTGATCGTCGTCGAACGCGGGACGCCCGGGTTCACCGTGACGCGCAAGCTGGAGAAGATGGGCTGGCTGTGCTCCGACACGGCCGAGCTGTCCTATGTGGACGTGCGGGTGCCGGTCGAGAACCTGGTCGGCGCCGAGAACAGCGGGTTCGCCCAGGTGGCCACCCAGTTCGTCACCGAGCGGGTCTCGCTGGCGATTCAGGGCTACGCGCACGCGCAGCGCGCGCTCGACCTCACGCTGGACTGGTGCCGGGTCAGGGAGACGTTCGGGCGTCCGCTGATTTCGCGGCAGCTGGTGCAGCACAAGCTGACCGAGATGGCGCGCAAGATCGACGTCGCGCGGACGTACACCAGGGACGTCGCGCTCCGGCACGTCGCGGGCGAAGAGGTCATCGCCGAGGCGTGCTTCGCGAAGAACACCGCCGTCGAGACCGCCGAATGGGTGGTCAACGAGGCGGTCCAGCTGCACGGCGGGCTCGGCTACATGCGCGAGTCCGAAGTGGAACGGCACTACCGCGATGTCCGGCTTCTCGGCATCGGCGGCGGCACCAACGAGATCTTGACCGGCCTGGCCGCCAAGCGATTGGGATACACGGCATGA
- a CDS encoding PH domain-containing protein, which produces MIDFEKASVFKLSPCKPDAIASTVAPLIIPGEELVSAFKGARDFVVFTNKRLIAVNVQGMTGKKKDFTSLPYNRVQAFSIETAGTFDLDAELELWFSGLGKVRFEFRGGSGIRQLGHLIASYVL; this is translated from the coding sequence GTGATCGACTTCGAGAAAGCCTCAGTCTTCAAGCTGTCACCGTGCAAGCCGGACGCCATCGCCTCGACCGTCGCGCCGCTGATCATCCCCGGCGAGGAGCTCGTCTCGGCCTTCAAGGGCGCCCGTGACTTCGTGGTGTTCACCAACAAGCGGCTGATCGCGGTGAACGTCCAGGGCATGACGGGCAAGAAGAAGGACTTCACCTCCCTGCCCTACAACCGCGTCCAGGCGTTCTCGATCGAGACCGCGGGCACGTTCGACCTCGACGCCGAGCTGGAGCTGTGGTTCAGCGGGCTGGGAAAGGTGCGCTTCGAATTCAGGGGCGGCTCAGGCATCCGGCAGCTCGGGCACCTGATCGCTTCGTACGTGCTCTAG
- a CDS encoding acyl-CoA carboxylase subunit beta codes for MTAIRSTVDSRSAEFAANREAMLDKLAEIDGEHAKAIAGGGEKYVERHRKRGKLLARERIELLIDEDSPFLELSPLAAWGSNYQVGASVITGIGVVEGVECLISASDPTVKGGASNPWTAKKSYRAADIAAQNRLPVINLVESGGADLPTQKEIFIPGGRIFRDITRSSAAKVPTVALVFGNSTAGGAYLPGMSDYVVMVKERAKVFLGGPPLVKMATGEESDDESLGGAEMHARTSGLADYLAHDEQDAIRLGRNIIKRLNWRKQGQAPAPGYAEPLFDPEDLLGIVPTDLKVPFDPREVIARVVDGSDFDEFKPLYGSSLATGWATIHGYPVGVLANAQGVLFGEESQKAAQFIQLANQIDTPLVFLHNTTGYMVGKEYEQGGIIKHGAMMINAVSNSKVPHLSVLMGASYGAGHYGMCGRAFDPRFLFAWPSAKSAVMGPAQLAGVLSIVARQAAASRGQEYNEEHDAAMRAMVEGQIEAESMPMFLSGMLYDDGIIDPRDTRTVLGLSLSVIHNGPVKGADGFGVFRM; via the coding sequence ATGACTGCTATCAGGTCCACTGTGGACTCACGGAGCGCGGAGTTCGCCGCGAACCGCGAAGCCATGCTCGACAAGCTCGCCGAGATCGACGGCGAGCACGCCAAGGCCATCGCGGGCGGCGGTGAGAAGTACGTCGAGCGGCACCGCAAGCGCGGCAAACTCCTTGCCCGCGAACGCATCGAGCTGCTGATCGACGAGGACTCGCCGTTCCTGGAGCTGTCCCCGCTGGCCGCGTGGGGGTCGAACTACCAGGTCGGCGCGAGCGTGATCACCGGCATCGGCGTGGTCGAAGGCGTCGAATGCCTGATCTCGGCGAGCGACCCGACGGTCAAGGGTGGCGCGAGCAACCCGTGGACGGCCAAGAAGAGCTACCGCGCGGCCGACATCGCCGCGCAGAACCGGCTCCCGGTGATCAATCTGGTCGAGTCCGGCGGCGCGGATCTCCCCACGCAGAAGGAGATCTTCATCCCGGGCGGCCGGATCTTCCGCGACATCACACGGTCCTCGGCGGCCAAGGTGCCGACGGTCGCGCTGGTGTTCGGCAACTCGACCGCGGGTGGCGCGTACCTGCCCGGCATGTCGGACTACGTCGTGATGGTCAAGGAGCGCGCGAAGGTCTTCCTCGGCGGCCCGCCACTGGTCAAGATGGCGACCGGTGAGGAGTCCGACGACGAATCCCTGGGCGGCGCTGAGATGCACGCGCGGACTTCGGGTCTCGCCGACTATCTCGCGCACGACGAGCAGGACGCGATCCGGCTCGGCCGGAACATCATCAAGCGGCTGAACTGGCGCAAGCAGGGGCAGGCGCCCGCGCCCGGCTACGCCGAGCCGCTGTTCGACCCCGAGGACCTGCTCGGCATCGTGCCGACCGACCTCAAGGTGCCGTTCGACCCGCGCGAGGTGATCGCCCGCGTCGTCGACGGCTCCGACTTCGACGAGTTCAAGCCGCTGTACGGATCGAGCCTGGCCACCGGCTGGGCGACCATCCACGGCTACCCGGTCGGCGTGCTCGCCAACGCCCAAGGCGTGCTGTTCGGCGAGGAGTCGCAGAAGGCGGCGCAGTTCATCCAGCTGGCCAACCAGATCGACACGCCGCTGGTGTTCCTGCACAACACGACCGGCTACATGGTCGGCAAGGAGTACGAGCAGGGCGGCATCATCAAGCACGGCGCGATGATGATCAACGCCGTGTCGAACTCGAAGGTGCCGCACCTGTCCGTCCTCATGGGAGCGTCGTACGGCGCCGGGCACTACGGGATGTGCGGCCGCGCCTTCGACCCCCGGTTCCTCTTCGCGTGGCCGAGCGCCAAGTCCGCGGTCATGGGGCCGGCGCAGCTCGCCGGTGTGCTGTCCATTGTGGCCAGGCAGGCCGCGGCGTCGCGGGGCCAGGAGTACAACGAGGAGCACGACGCCGCCATGCGCGCCATGGTCGAGGGCCAGATCGAAGCCGAGTCCATGCCGATGTTCCTGTCGGGGATGCTCTACGACGACGGCATCATCGACCCGCGTGACACCCGCACGGTGCTCGGGCTCAGCCTGTCCGTGATCCACAATGGACCAGTGAAGGGCGCCGACGGTTTCGGCGTCTTCCGGATGTGA
- a CDS encoding acyclic terpene utilization AtuA family protein: MTLRIGNASGFYGDRFSAVREMLTGGPLDYLTGDYLAELTMLILGRDRMKDPARGYAKTFLRQMEENLGLAKEKGVKIVANAGGLNPAGLAEALRELVAKLGLDVTVAHVEGDDLIGRGEEFGKPLTANAYLGAWGIAECLNAGADVVVTGRVTDASVIVGPAAAHYGWARADYDALAGAVVAGHVIECGAQATGGNYAFFTEHEIGVPGFPIAEIEADGSSVITKHDGTGGVVNVGTVTAQLLYEITGARYAGPDVTTRFDTLTLAQDGPDRVRITGAQGEPPPPTLKVCLNRLGGFRNETTFVLTGLDIERKALLVREQLEGALQEKPPAEIRWTLARTDHADADSEQLASALLHCAVKDADPNIAGRAFSGAAIELALASYPGFHVTAPPSAASPYGVYEAAFVDARQVPHIAVLPDGSRVDIAQASETLELSEVDEPELPEPRFAGAMKRVPLGRVIGARSGDKGGNANLGVWVRSEDAWKWLAHRLTVAEFQLLLPETASLRVTRHLLPNLWAMNFVVEGILGEGVASQARFDPQAKALGEWLRSREIDVPESLL; the protein is encoded by the coding sequence ATGACGCTGCGGATCGGCAACGCGTCCGGGTTCTACGGTGACCGGTTCTCCGCCGTGCGCGAGATGCTCACCGGCGGGCCGCTCGACTACCTGACCGGGGACTACCTGGCCGAGCTGACCATGCTCATCCTCGGCAGGGACCGGATGAAAGACCCCGCGCGCGGCTACGCCAAGACGTTCCTGCGCCAGATGGAGGAAAACCTCGGGCTGGCCAAGGAAAAAGGCGTCAAGATCGTCGCCAACGCGGGCGGGCTGAACCCGGCCGGGCTGGCCGAGGCGCTGCGGGAGCTGGTCGCGAAGCTCGGGCTGGACGTCACCGTCGCGCATGTCGAGGGCGACGACCTCATCGGCCGCGGTGAGGAATTCGGCAAGCCGTTGACCGCTAACGCTTATCTCGGCGCGTGGGGGATCGCGGAATGCCTGAACGCCGGCGCGGACGTCGTGGTCACCGGCCGCGTCACCGACGCCTCGGTGATCGTCGGACCGGCCGCCGCGCACTACGGCTGGGCGCGTGCCGACTACGACGCGCTCGCGGGCGCGGTCGTCGCGGGCCACGTGATCGAGTGCGGGGCGCAGGCCACCGGCGGGAACTACGCGTTCTTCACCGAGCACGAGATCGGCGTGCCCGGGTTCCCGATCGCCGAGATCGAGGCCGACGGGTCGAGCGTGATCACCAAGCACGACGGCACCGGCGGCGTGGTGAACGTCGGCACGGTCACCGCCCAGCTGCTGTACGAGATCACCGGCGCGCGGTACGCCGGACCCGATGTGACCACCCGGTTCGACACGCTGACGCTGGCGCAGGACGGGCCGGACCGCGTCCGGATCACCGGCGCGCAAGGCGAACCGCCGCCGCCGACCCTCAAAGTCTGTCTCAACCGGCTCGGCGGGTTCCGCAACGAGACCACGTTCGTCCTCACCGGACTCGACATCGAGCGGAAAGCCTTGCTGGTCAGGGAACAGCTCGAAGGCGCTTTGCAGGAGAAGCCGCCCGCCGAGATCCGCTGGACGCTCGCGCGCACCGATCACGCGGACGCCGACAGCGAGCAGCTGGCGAGCGCGCTGCTGCACTGCGCGGTCAAGGACGCCGATCCGAACATCGCCGGGCGGGCGTTCAGCGGCGCGGCCATCGAACTCGCGCTGGCGAGCTATCCGGGGTTCCATGTCACCGCGCCGCCGTCGGCCGCGTCACCGTACGGGGTCTACGAAGCGGCCTTTGTGGACGCTCGGCAGGTGCCGCACATCGCGGTACTGCCCGACGGGTCCCGAGTGGACATCGCGCAGGCGAGCGAGACGCTCGAACTGTCCGAAGTGGACGAGCCGGAACTGCCGGAGCCGCGGTTCGCCGGTGCGATGAAACGGGTTCCGCTGGGGCGCGTGATCGGCGCTCGCAGTGGTGACAAGGGCGGCAACGCCAACCTCGGTGTCTGGGTGCGTTCGGAGGACGCCTGGAAGTGGCTGGCGCACCGGCTCACCGTGGCCGAGTTCCAGCTGCTGCTGCCGGAAACCGCGAGCCTGCGGGTCACCCGGCATCTGCTGCCGAACCTCTGGGCGATGAACTTCGTGGTCGAGGGCATCCTCGGCGAGGGTGTCGCGTCGCAGGCGCGGTTCGACCCGCAGGCCAAGGCGCTCGGCGAATGGTTGCGGTCCAGGGAAATCGACGTTCCGGAGAGCTTGCTGTGA